In Chitinophagales bacterium, a single genomic region encodes these proteins:
- a CDS encoding SufS family cysteine desulfurase: MDSIRNQFPILNTSVNNKPLIYLDNAASTQKPLAVIDSISDYYKSYNSNIHRGAHYLANIATEKYENVRDLMASFIGAQSKEVIFTSGTTQSINLLMNAWGRKFLTKHDNIVLSEMEHHANLVPWLALQQEIGFGINYLPMGPDCALDLTNLDSIINDKTKLVSIAYISNAIGTIHPISQIIGNAKSKSALVHLDCAQAIQHFPINVEKLDIDFLSFSSHKLYGPMGIGVFWGRDKLLQEMNPYLYGGEMIKEVYLDKVTFNELPYKFEAGTPNVADVIGLGAAVQFILDLGFEYVQKQENALHRFLLAEIEKIDRIKIYTPKENSTAVVSFNVEGAHPYDIGQLLDAKSIAIRTGHHCCQPLMRKLGIEGTCRASLAFYNSEEELSNFISALKSIVKLV; the protein is encoded by the coding sequence ATGGACTCCATCAGGAATCAGTTCCCGATTCTAAATACATCAGTCAACAACAAGCCTTTAATCTATTTAGATAACGCTGCCAGCACCCAAAAACCGCTAGCAGTAATTGATAGCATTTCAGACTACTATAAATCCTACAACAGTAATATTCATAGAGGTGCTCACTACCTAGCCAATATAGCTACTGAAAAATATGAAAATGTTCGCGATTTGATGGCGAGTTTTATAGGAGCGCAATCAAAAGAAGTCATATTTACCTCAGGAACAACACAATCTATCAATTTATTAATGAATGCCTGGGGTCGTAAGTTTCTCACGAAACATGATAACATTGTCCTGTCCGAAATGGAACATCATGCGAATCTTGTTCCTTGGTTAGCCTTACAACAAGAGATAGGTTTCGGGATAAATTATCTACCGATGGGACCAGATTGTGCGCTAGATTTAACAAATCTAGACTCTATAATCAATGATAAAACCAAGCTAGTTTCTATAGCTTACATTTCGAATGCTATAGGGACAATACATCCCATAAGCCAAATTATTGGAAATGCAAAAAGTAAATCGGCACTAGTTCATTTGGATTGCGCTCAAGCCATACAGCATTTCCCCATCAATGTAGAAAAACTAGACATTGATTTCCTTTCATTTTCATCGCATAAACTATATGGCCCAATGGGTATAGGAGTTTTCTGGGGTCGAGATAAGCTATTACAAGAAATGAATCCTTACTTATATGGCGGAGAAATGATAAAAGAAGTATATCTCGATAAAGTTACTTTCAACGAACTACCATATAAATTCGAAGCTGGCACGCCTAATGTAGCCGATGTCATTGGATTAGGAGCTGCTGTTCAATTTATCCTAGACTTAGGATTTGAATATGTCCAAAAGCAAGAAAATGCACTGCATCGATTTTTATTAGCAGAAATTGAAAAAATAGATCGTATAAAGATTTACACACCTAAAGAAAACTCTACCGCTGTAGTATCTTTCAATGTAGAAGGAGCTCATCCATACGATATAGGACAATTGCTCGATGCAAAAAGTATAGCTATTCGCACAGGTCACCACTGCTGTCAACCATTGATGCGCAAGCTAGGCATTGAAGGGACATGCAGGGCTTCCTTGGCCTTTTATAACTCAGAAGAAGAACTATCTAACTTTATTTCGGCATTAAAATCAATAGTTAAGTTGGTTTAA
- a CDS encoding septal ring lytic transglycosylase RlpA family protein, whose amino-acid sequence MIIRNNQTVGALKRLGLIILVLFSIQALSFKTRDNADSGLPEVYQYGKASYYAGQFIGRKTANGEIFTSNEFTCAHKSLPFGTKLKVTNLETNESIIVRVNDRGPYVKNRIVDLSLRGAYELGLTKSGVANVSIEIVNKQFSSLGNTKQMDRIYVDNQFAYVKSNDNDTYDKLYTYLSETLQMTSHSKQESKPTEKVEDLEELKSIDLTKPIVTDTAGTSLDKQAFVIEE is encoded by the coding sequence ATGATAATTAGAAACAATCAAACAGTAGGAGCTTTAAAAAGATTAGGACTTATAATCCTAGTTCTATTTTCTATTCAGGCTCTATCATTTAAAACGAGAGACAATGCAGATAGTGGACTACCTGAAGTTTATCAGTATGGCAAAGCGAGCTATTATGCAGGTCAGTTTATAGGCAGAAAAACAGCAAATGGAGAGATATTCACTTCGAACGAATTTACCTGCGCTCATAAGTCGCTTCCATTTGGGACCAAGCTAAAAGTGACAAATCTGGAAACTAATGAGTCCATAATAGTCAGGGTGAATGACAGAGGCCCTTATGTCAAAAATAGAATTGTAGATCTATCCTTAAGAGGAGCTTACGAACTTGGTCTCACTAAAAGTGGGGTTGCTAATGTCTCTATAGAAATTGTAAACAAGCAATTCTCTAGTCTAGGTAATACAAAGCAAATGGATAGAATCTATGTAGATAACCAATTTGCTTATGTAAAGTCTAATGATAATGATACTTATGATAAACTTTACACTTATTTATCAGAAACCTTGCAAATGACCTCACATAGCAAGCAAGAATCAAAGCCAACGGAGAAGGTGGAAGATTTAGAAGAATTAAAGTCTATAGATTTAACGAAGCCTATTGTTACCGATACTGCGGGAACTTCTTTGGACAAACAAGCGTTTGTCATAGAAGAATAA
- the bshC gene encoding bacillithiol biosynthesis cysteine-adding enzyme BshC — protein MHSLSIKDLSFFSDLVKDYLHENIKTERLYSFKPSLQGLKDALVSKEENYSHRELLKVIIDKNYNENYIPSDEEKNSLDLLKDNGYAITTAHQPNLFLGPLYTITKAVSTISLANKINSELKVRKVVPIFVIGSEDHDKEELLHTYLFGKKYEWLTQQKGAVGSMKIDESFLRLLNEWISAFGNFPYANELKEIYTSSYILNNSVAYSTGLILKKIFGKYGLIVLDLNHKEVKEAMVPIFEKELKENFASHTLKSQLEFLRKEYSVQAEPRNINLFEYKNGERIRIDRVDDTLIENLKSHPENFSPNVILRPLMQQSVLPSIANIGGGAEVSYWLQIKPIFESAKINFPALILRDIFSPLEKKSIDKWTENKLELMDFFLSIDELKKKIALQNSNLESDFKNIEIAILEKFKELENKLIPIDKSLVGSYQAEVIKLQKSIELLYSKALKAEKKKAEDLINSLEKIKNKVFEANYLTERKENFSTYYLRYGSRWIDNMIQNADPLKWEWKLDVL, from the coding sequence ATGCACTCGCTCTCCATAAAAGACCTTTCTTTTTTTTCTGATCTAGTCAAGGACTATCTCCATGAAAATATAAAAACAGAAAGATTGTATTCTTTCAAGCCTTCTCTCCAAGGCTTGAAAGACGCTTTGGTATCCAAAGAAGAAAACTATTCCCATAGAGAGCTTCTGAAAGTAATAATTGATAAAAACTATAACGAAAACTATATTCCGTCTGACGAAGAAAAAAATAGCTTAGATCTATTAAAAGACAATGGATATGCCATAACTACTGCGCATCAGCCCAATTTGTTTCTTGGACCTCTGTACACTATCACTAAAGCTGTTTCAACTATTTCCTTAGCCAATAAAATAAATAGCGAGTTAAAGGTTAGAAAAGTAGTTCCTATATTCGTAATTGGTAGTGAAGACCATGATAAAGAAGAATTGCTACACACGTACTTGTTTGGCAAAAAATATGAATGGCTGACACAACAGAAAGGGGCTGTAGGCTCCATGAAAATTGACGAGAGCTTTCTTCGATTATTAAATGAATGGATCAGTGCCTTTGGAAATTTTCCCTATGCTAACGAGTTGAAAGAAATTTATACTTCTTCCTATATATTAAACAATAGTGTAGCATATAGCACGGGCTTAATCTTGAAAAAAATATTTGGAAAATATGGACTAATCGTTCTAGATCTCAATCATAAAGAGGTAAAAGAAGCTATGGTGCCGATTTTTGAAAAAGAACTGAAAGAAAATTTTGCAAGCCATACACTTAAATCACAACTAGAATTCTTACGAAAAGAATATAGCGTTCAGGCAGAGCCAAGAAACATCAATCTCTTTGAATATAAAAATGGTGAACGTATCCGTATCGATAGAGTAGATGATACATTAATTGAAAACTTGAAGTCTCATCCGGAAAATTTTAGTCCTAATGTCATTCTACGACCGCTCATGCAGCAGTCTGTATTGCCTTCTATAGCGAATATTGGAGGCGGAGCTGAGGTCAGCTATTGGCTGCAAATCAAACCAATTTTTGAATCTGCAAAAATCAACTTTCCTGCTCTCATTCTTCGTGACATATTCTCACCATTAGAGAAAAAATCTATTGATAAATGGACAGAAAACAAATTAGAATTAATGGACTTTTTTCTCTCCATAGATGAATTGAAAAAGAAAATTGCCTTACAAAATTCAAATTTAGAATCAGATTTTAAAAATATTGAAATAGCAATTCTAGAGAAATTTAAAGAGTTGGAAAACAAGTTAATCCCAATAGATAAGTCTCTTGTTGGCAGCTATCAGGCAGAGGTGATTAAACTCCAGAAGTCGATAGAACTTCTTTATTCCAAAGCTCTAAAAGCAGAAAAGAAAAAAGCTGAAGACCTAATCAATTCTTTGGAAAAAATCAAAAACAAGGTTTTTGAAGCCAACTACCTAACCGAGCGAAAGGAAAATTTTTCTACCTATTACCTACGTTACGGAAGTCGGTGGATAGACAATATGATACAAAATGCAGATCCTCTCAAATGGGAATGGAAATTAGATGTATTGTAG
- a CDS encoding nucleotidyl transferase AbiEii/AbiGii toxin family protein — MLHLETVEPNTFSILKQINEIDIFHNFSLVEGTALSLKFGHRISIDLDFFSNDKFVNADIIKVLKEVFGDKFEYEPSSNEHFGIFCYIDKVKIDIVGFPHERIAPIEIIDNIKFYNNQDIAAMKIQAILGRGKKKDFWDLAELLKHYSLEDIINWHKQKYKGQILAIGIPTALTYFDDADSSENPICLQGHTWQQIKRDISQKVNDYLK; from the coding sequence ATGTTACATCTTGAGACAGTCGAACCCAACACTTTTTCCATATTAAAGCAAATTAATGAGATAGACATTTTTCATAATTTTTCTTTGGTAGAAGGTACAGCTTTATCCTTAAAATTCGGTCATAGAATATCCATTGATTTAGATTTCTTTTCGAATGATAAGTTTGTAAACGCTGATATAATAAAAGTTCTAAAAGAGGTTTTTGGTGACAAATTTGAATATGAACCAAGTTCAAACGAGCATTTTGGGATATTCTGCTATATTGATAAAGTTAAAATTGATATTGTAGGGTTTCCGCATGAGAGGATAGCACCTATAGAAATTATAGACAATATAAAATTTTATAACAATCAAGATATCGCCGCAATGAAAATTCAAGCTATTTTAGGACGTGGAAAGAAAAAAGATTTTTGGGATTTAGCTGAATTGCTAAAGCATTATTCTTTAGAGGACATCATTAATTGGCATAAGCAAAAGTATAAAGGACAAATTCTCGCCATAGGGATTCCAACTGCATTAACCTATTTTGACGACGCTGATAGTAGTGAAAACCCTATCTGTCTCCAAGGTCATACCTGGCAACAGATAAAACGTGATATCTCTCAAAAAGTAAATGATTATTTAAAATAA
- the rimO gene encoding 30S ribosomal protein S12 methylthiotransferase RimO, with protein sequence MQTKAKKKSKVNIITLGCSKNTVDSEVLMGQLTHGGIDVVHESKKEDFDTVIINTCGFIDKAKEESINTILQFAEAKNKGWIEKLYVTGCLSQRYKDNLEEEIKEVDAYFGTMELPLLLNRFEVDYKKELIGERVLSLDTHYAYLKISEGCNRKCTFCAIPLMRGLHKSRTIESLVEETKNLAKKGVKEIILIAQELTYYGLDIYKRKALVELIQALSQVDGIEWIRLHYAYPAQFPFEVLDEIRENPKVCKYLDIPIQHISDKVLADMKRNTSKQYTTDLINKIRETVPGIAIRTTLLTGFPTETETEFQELVDFIHEMKFDRLGVFTYSHEENTGAYKYEDGISEEEKNRRQQVLMSTQSEISYELNQSKIGRTFKVIIDKFEGGAYIGRTEFDSPEVDNEIVVKTDKHLRLGDFVYVKIVSATEFDLEGELI encoded by the coding sequence GTGCAAACCAAAGCAAAGAAAAAAAGCAAAGTCAATATTATAACCCTTGGCTGCTCCAAAAATACAGTCGATAGTGAAGTGCTCATGGGACAATTAACTCATGGTGGTATCGATGTCGTACACGAAAGCAAAAAAGAAGATTTTGATACCGTTATTATCAATACCTGTGGATTTATTGATAAAGCGAAAGAGGAAAGTATAAATACTATTCTGCAATTCGCTGAAGCTAAGAATAAAGGTTGGATAGAAAAGCTTTATGTTACTGGCTGTCTATCTCAGCGCTATAAAGATAATCTAGAAGAAGAAATCAAGGAAGTAGATGCCTACTTCGGCACCATGGAGCTTCCACTTTTATTAAATAGATTTGAAGTTGATTATAAAAAGGAACTCATTGGTGAGCGAGTGCTTTCACTAGATACCCATTATGCGTATTTGAAAATTTCTGAAGGATGCAATCGAAAATGTACATTTTGCGCGATCCCTTTGATGAGAGGCCTTCATAAATCACGCACGATAGAATCTCTTGTAGAAGAAACTAAAAATCTGGCTAAAAAGGGAGTGAAAGAAATAATTCTCATTGCCCAAGAGCTCACTTATTATGGCTTAGATATTTATAAGAGAAAAGCCTTGGTAGAGTTGATTCAGGCTTTGAGTCAAGTAGATGGTATTGAATGGATACGCCTGCACTATGCCTATCCAGCCCAGTTTCCATTTGAAGTTTTAGATGAAATACGTGAAAATCCTAAGGTTTGTAAATATTTAGATATTCCTATTCAGCATATATCGGATAAAGTATTAGCCGATATGAAACGAAACACCTCCAAACAATATACGACCGATTTAATAAACAAAATCAGAGAAACAGTCCCTGGCATAGCCATTAGAACGACCTTGCTCACTGGCTTTCCTACCGAAACAGAAACAGAATTTCAGGAGCTCGTCGATTTTATCCACGAAATGAAATTTGATAGATTAGGAGTGTTTACCTATTCTCATGAAGAAAATACGGGAGCTTATAAATATGAAGATGGTATATCAGAAGAAGAAAAAAATAGAAGACAGCAGGTTCTAATGAGCACTCAGAGCGAAATCAGCTACGAACTCAATCAAAGCAAGATAGGAAGAACATTCAAAGTCATCATCGATAAATTTGAAGGAGGTGCATACATCGGGCGCACAGAATTTGATTCCCCAGAAGTAGATAACGAAATCGTTGTTAAAACTGATAAACATTTAAGATTAGGAGACTTCGTGTATGTGAAAATAGTATCGGCAACAGAATTTGATTTAGAAGGAGAATTGATTTAA
- a CDS encoding DUF2147 domain-containing protein: MNWRLFFTSLFIIYAGGLWAQEAYMPDVLGTWLSENKKQKVKVSYDPTKKIYNGKIVWMYEDDQEQGRILLDKNNPNPKLRSRRVTGINLLFNFVHEGKGVFRGYIYDPISGKEYRCLLTLQPDRKTAHIRGYILIPWIGRTEVATKISD; the protein is encoded by the coding sequence TTGAATTGGAGATTATTTTTTACTAGTTTATTCATCATATATGCTGGTGGTCTATGGGCACAGGAAGCGTATATGCCTGATGTACTAGGAACTTGGCTTTCAGAAAATAAAAAACAAAAAGTCAAAGTTAGCTACGATCCTACTAAGAAGATTTATAATGGCAAGATAGTATGGATGTATGAAGATGATCAAGAACAGGGAAGAATTTTACTAGACAAAAATAATCCCAATCCCAAGCTCAGAAGCAGGAGGGTTACTGGTATAAATTTATTATTCAATTTTGTACATGAAGGTAAGGGTGTATTTAGAGGGTATATTTACGACCCTATATCTGGCAAGGAATATAGATGCCTTCTGACTCTCCAGCCAGATAGAAAAACAGCCCACATACGTGGTTATATTCTGATTCCATGGATAGGAAGAACAGAAGTAGCGACCAAAATAAGTGATTAA